A region of Schistosoma mansoni strain Puerto Rico chromosome 1, complete genome DNA encodes the following proteins:
- a CDS encoding Tata binding protein associated factor (M01 family) — MTDEPWNLFNTSPGSPTQPISKRQYRLAHQTLCITHIDFEQRLVVGFTQLVIWPITSTLRRIHINCRQCRIHRILLEAADNESAEFESDRKGRTSGWGISKTKLTPSPTDLPILYTDPTLEICERDIKLRTLDSFERRYTSVVTSTDPDEDAGEVTVRLPSDFWPLISQKFPFIITIEFSLNKPKSGFYFVVPDGEGSLSERGVHAFTAFTPNCSRLWFPCIDCSEPCTWKIEVTVFEDLVAVAPGELIDAPYYTEDLTHKTYHFYVSQPVPAPCIGLAVGAFEIFPDPRLSNGATHFCPNGLLTLLQYTISPLSEMIEYYESILASQYPFSTIKCVFVDCAFSKFQSFASLIILSLDLLHSPRVIDQAIETRKVLSLAVAHQFFGCFLIMETWCDAWLTYGLAGYLSGLYQKRVFGNNEYRKIVLDEMHFVTEFENMRYGIVLDPSKLTSKLTYFDLSSSHLISPDYLSAYKKKSHLVIRMLELRLGQPVLLQVLNKLLVLARLSTKSILSSTDQNHSRSVGLNGCGRNEGDSVSVTSNTLPQQNPTVPPCMSDEHRANILLSTASFRRIISMVTGQDIRNFLNQWACHAGHVRIFAKFHFNRKRNVVELELKQDLQSRGTLNYTGPITVMLQELDGAFIHTFKLEEGRMSRDLPCHSKSRKHRKKKISLANGDEVDMDLARIDPESPLLWLRIDPDLAIIHDIHVDQPDFMWHLMLAHDRDCLGQLEAVNALKDFASPETRHVLSNIILNERIFYHVRMEACFTLCHVVNELSTLSNNPTVASATVTSCLLPMFWQLFSSPAARGLIRQNNFTNLQFYFLQRAMVKALSTLRVQQVCPHDILIFISDLLRHNDNSRNPYSDSYYVADLVKAMKDTLTPAIIVRGVMSASTLPFEARTVIEEVSHLLNLESETISYKGTVTVVCLAAIRRLQRLGFLPIDPSLFYQYALSNFYCDIRVAAIEAVVDYIRGERDQSALDWLFSNIIEREDASDASYFRLRFEAVQLLLHMPPFQRGESGSRLDTPQLVERLWTLMNYGCTGDPRLRCAVAELYYTLYGNRRPTCLPLPEGVLLVRVKEGRSVLNISENNSKASEIEYTDELNKYKSECLGRGIPLSKMHPEYEELEDNYSECEMLHANTMKLERDSIQRPAVSEFNPQFDLKRSRTGNFSELNDSSNTFKRRTERLSDDEDD, encoded by the exons ATGACAG ATGAGCCTTGGAATCTTTTTAACACAAGTCCAGGTTCGCCTACACAACCAATTTCCAAACGACAGTATCGGCTTGCACACCAGACGTTGTGTATCACCCACATTGACTTCGAGCAACGTTTGGTCGTAGGTTTTACTCAGTTAGTGATATGGCCCATCACATCAACCTTGAGACGTATTCACATAAATTGTCGTCAGTGTCGTATTCATCGCATTTTATTAGAAGCAGCTGATAATGAGTCTGCAGAGTTCGAAAGTGACCGAAAAGGGCGGACTTCAGGTTGGGGTATTTCCAAGACCAAATTAACACCATCACCAACTGATCTCCCTATCCTATATACTGATCCCACCTTAGAAATTTGTGAACGTGATATTAAATTGAGAACTTTGGACAGCTTTGAACGCCGATATACCTCCGTTGTAACGTCTACCGATCCGGATGAAGATGCAGGTGAAGTAACAGTTCGATTGCCTTCAGATTTCTGGCCGTTAATTTCTCAAAAATTTCCTTTTATAATAACCATAGAATTTTCGCTTAATAAACCCAAGTCTGgattttattttgttgttcCTGATGGAGAAGGGTCGTTAAGTGAACGCGGAGTACATGCATTCACAGCTTTTACACCTAACTGTTCTCGTTTATGGTTTCCTTGTATCGATTGCTCTGAACCATGTACCTGGAAAATTGAGGTGACAGTGTTCGAAGATTTAGTTGCTGTTGCCCCTGGAGAGTTAATAGATGCTCCATACTACACTGAGGATTTAACACACAAGACCTACCACTTTTATGTCTCCCAACCAGTACCAGCCCCTTGTATTGGATTGGCTGTTGGGGCTTTTGAGATTTTTCCCGACCCACGGCTCTCCAACGGAGCAACACACTTCTGTCCGAATGGACTATTAACCCTTTTACAATACACAATATCCCCTCTCTCTGAAATGATCGAATATTACGAGTCTATACTGGCATCACAGTATCCATTTTCCACGATAAAATGTGTATTTGTAGATTGTGCTTTTTCAAAGTTTCAGTCATTCGCTTCTTTGATTATTCTTTCTCTTGACCTACTGCACTCACCAAGAGTTATTGACCAAGCGATTGAAACACGCAAAGTATTATCATTAGCTGTGGCCCATCAATTCTTCGGATGTTTCCTTATCATGGAGACGTGGTGTGATGCTTGGCTTACATACGGCCTGGCAGGATACTTATCTGGTCTGTACCAAAAACGCGTCTTTGGAAACAACGAGTATCGTAAAATTGTTCTTGATGAGATGCACTTCGTAACAGAGTTTGAGAATATGAGATATGGGATTGTACTCGATCCATCAAAATTGACTTCGAAGTTAACCTATTTCGATTTGAGCTCATCCCAT CTGATATCACCGGACTATTTATCAGCCTATAAGAAAAAATCTCACTTAGTGATTCGTATGCTGGAATTGCGATTGGGACAACCCGTATTACTTCAAGTTCTTAACAAGCTGCTTGTACTTGCTCGACTTTCGACTAAATCAATCCTCTCTTCTACAGATCAAAATCACAGTCGGTCGGTCGGATTAAATGGATGTGGAAGAAACGAAGGTGATTCTGTTTCAGTAACTTCAAACACTCTACCTCAACAAAATCCCACAGTTCCTCCCTGTATGTCAGATGAACATAGAGCCAATATTCTACTATCTACAGCTTCGTTTCGGAGGATTATTTCTATGGTTACAGGTCAAGATATCCGAAATTTCTTAAATCAGTGGGCTTGTCATGCTGGTCATGTCAGAATATTTGCTAAGTTTCATTTCAATCGTAAACGGAATGTTGTAGAATTAGAATTAAAACAG gATCTACAATCCAGAGGGACTCTGAATTATACTGGACCAATTACAGTTATGCTCCAAGAATTGGATGGAGCGTTTATACACACTTTCAAATTAGAAGAAGGCCGTATGTCTCGTGATTTACCATGTCATTCCAAAAGTCGAAAACATCGTAAAAAGAAAATTTCGTTAGCCAATGGCGACGAAGTTGATATGGATTTAGCTCGTATTGATCCAGAATCACCTTTACTCTGGCTTCGAATAGATCCAGACTTAGCTATTATACATGATATTCACGTTGACCAACCAGATTTTATGTGGCATCTTATGTTAGCTCATGATAGGGATTGTCTCGGTCAACTGGAAGCAGTAAATGCTCTTAAAGATTTTGCTTCTCCTGAAACACGTCATGTTTTaagtaatattattttaaatgaaagaaTTTTTTATCATGTTAGGATGGAAGCATGCTTTACATTGTGTCATGTTGTGAACGAACTAAGTACTCTCAGTAACAACCCTACAGTAGCTTCGGCTACAGTAACTTCTTGTTTGTTGCCGATGTTTTGGCAGTTGTTTAGTTCACCTGCAGCTCGTGGTTTAATTCGTCAGAATAATTTCACtaatttacaattttattttctCCAAAGAGCTATGGTCAAAGCTTTGTCAACTTTGCGTGTGCAACAAGTCTGTCCTCATGATATCTTGATTTTCATTAGTGATTTATTAAGGCATAATGATAACTCGCGTAATCCATATTCTGATAGTTATTACGTTGCCGACCTTGTAAAGGCAATGAAAGATACTCTAACACCTGCGATTATTGTTCGTGGAGTGATGTCTGCCTCGACACTACCTTTTGAAGCCCGTACCGTTATCGAAGAAGTTTCTCATTTGTTAAACTTGGAATCAGAGACAATTAGTTATAAAGGTACTGTAACCGTTGTCTGTTTAGCAGCTATAAGACGGCTACAACGACTTGGATTCCTACCCATAGATCCAAGTTTGTTCTACCAATATGCTTTGTCAAACTTTTACTGTGATATCAGAGTAGCTGCAATCGAAGCTGTTGTGGATTACATCAGAGGTGAGCGAGATCAGTCGGCATTAGACTGGCTCTTTAGCAACATTATAGAACGAGAAGACGCCAGTGATGCTTCATATTTTCGCCTTCGCTTTGAAGCTGTCCAGTTATTACTTCACATGCCACCATTCCAACGTGGTGAGTCGGGTAGCCGATTAGATACTCCTCAATTAGTTGAAAGACTTTGGACACTGATGAATTATGGATGCACCGGTGATCCACGACTTCGCTGTGCAGTCGCTGAACTCTACTACACACTTTACGGTAATCGTCGCCCAACTTGTCTTCCTCTTCCAGAAGGTGTGCTTTTAGTGAGAGTCAAGGAAGGTAGATCTGTACTTAATATATCTGAAAACAATTCTAAGGCTAGTGAAATAGAGTATACCGATGAACTGAACAAATATAAGTCTGAATGCTTAGGTAGAGGCATTCCTCTTTCGAAAATGCATCCAGAATATGAAGAATTAGAAGATAATTACTCGGAGTGTGAGATGTTGCACGCAAATACTATGAAGTTAGAAAGAGATTCAATCCAACGCCCCGCAGTGTCAGAATTTAATCCTCAATTTGATCTAAAGCGAAGCAGAACTGGAAATTTCTCAGAATTGAATGACTCGTCGAACACTTTCAAAAGGCGAACTGAACGTCTAagtgatgatgaagatgattaa